A genome region from Sphingobacteriaceae bacterium GW460-11-11-14-LB5 includes the following:
- a CDS encoding alpha-glycosidase, which translates to MMKKLLAFALTLIFIFSIARAQSIGDYKSGFKKTGNTISFSTTRGEVKFEFCTPEIFRIRSSWSGKFEANENLMVINYSLANVAVKVSDKKDHFLLATAKLVVKLYKAPFRIDVFDAKGKLLSSELKGAVSKENTQVGVSKKLQADEHFFGFGERMDFMDRRFKKLTLNVGRGKGLPHAIGAYNILEANYCPVPFFMSTKGYGIFFHNSFATEWDMGATKKDQYSFKAADGELDYYFMYGPTFPAILDHYTSITGKSPMLPQFALGLHAGTYSGGTWGHEAQSSDHYVVELAKKYRSLGIPVDLLWLDSTWRLFGENGGKGATSFEWRETFKDPKSMFDSIYAMNYKMVGLHLRPRFDNAKKLNLLDQAREKGYTYPENGKPGEFVNFFDEKATQWWWDNGVMRVAKLGAKFLKTDEGSAFGSLANESEKVGPTGKDAERLHNLFPIAYAKAPFLEFERFNGFRGLNQTREGYSGIQRYPYIFAGDWPSEWQYFAPVIKAGLNVGLSGVGSWAHCMGGFEHQADPELYIRWVQFGMFSPIALVFGMDHPGYKEPWKYGEDALRNFKKYDLLRYRLFPYLYTSMHQQYETGLPMMRALVLNHQDDENVYEIGDQYMFGDHLMVAPVTTKGAITRSVYLPEGTWFNYWTNEKYEGKSYHHVVAPLDTIPLFVKAGSIIPMQPEMTYSGEKPVDVITLDVFPYGESKYDLYEDDNLSAAYKTGSFALTKITSLLTASNFTLRVAKPAGSFKPSKHKYLAKIHWTGKADPATVSENGQKIKALKTPDRLDKTEGWFYDTRNKILWIKSAGDNSTDLSFVVN; encoded by the coding sequence ATGATGAAGAAACTTTTAGCTTTTGCACTAACCTTAATTTTTATATTTTCTATTGCCAGGGCACAAAGCATTGGCGATTATAAATCTGGTTTTAAGAAAACGGGAAATACCATTTCATTTTCAACCACAAGGGGAGAAGTGAAATTCGAATTCTGTACACCGGAAATATTCAGGATCAGAAGCAGCTGGAGCGGTAAATTCGAAGCCAACGAAAACCTGATGGTAATCAATTACAGCTTGGCTAATGTTGCGGTTAAAGTTTCGGATAAAAAAGATCATTTTTTGCTTGCTACAGCAAAGTTGGTGGTTAAATTATACAAGGCCCCTTTCAGGATTGATGTTTTTGATGCTAAAGGTAAATTGCTGAGTAGCGAATTAAAGGGAGCGGTAAGTAAAGAAAATACGCAGGTTGGGGTAAGCAAAAAACTGCAGGCCGATGAACATTTTTTTGGTTTTGGCGAACGCATGGATTTTATGGATCGCCGTTTTAAAAAACTAACCTTAAATGTGGGCCGTGGTAAAGGTTTGCCGCATGCCATTGGTGCTTACAATATATTAGAGGCCAATTATTGTCCGGTTCCGTTTTTTATGAGTACAAAAGGCTACGGTATTTTCTTCCATAATTCCTTTGCCACCGAATGGGATATGGGCGCCACGAAAAAAGATCAGTACAGTTTTAAAGCAGCTGATGGAGAATTAGATTATTATTTCATGTATGGGCCAACTTTTCCGGCCATTTTAGATCACTATACCAGTATTACCGGCAAATCGCCGATGCTACCGCAGTTTGCCTTAGGACTACATGCTGGTACGTATAGCGGAGGTACGTGGGGGCATGAGGCTCAATCTTCTGATCATTATGTGGTTGAGCTGGCAAAAAAATACAGGTCATTGGGCATTCCGGTTGATTTGTTGTGGCTGGATTCTACCTGGCGCTTATTTGGCGAAAATGGCGGTAAAGGTGCCACTTCTTTCGAATGGAGAGAAACCTTTAAAGATCCAAAATCGATGTTCGATAGCATTTACGCCATGAACTATAAAATGGTGGGCTTGCATCTTCGTCCGCGGTTTGATAATGCCAAAAAATTAAACCTGTTAGATCAGGCGAGGGAAAAAGGTTATACCTATCCTGAAAATGGTAAACCCGGCGAATTTGTAAACTTTTTCGATGAAAAGGCTACACAGTGGTGGTGGGATAACGGTGTAATGCGGGTAGCAAAATTGGGGGCAAAATTCCTCAAAACAGACGAAGGCAGTGCTTTTGGATCTTTAGCCAACGAAAGTGAGAAAGTAGGGCCAACCGGAAAAGATGCCGAACGTTTACATAATCTTTTCCCTATCGCTTATGCCAAAGCGCCGTTTTTGGAGTTTGAACGATTTAATGGCTTTAGGGGATTGAACCAAACCCGTGAAGGTTATTCAGGTATCCAACGTTATCCTTATATTTTCGCAGGCGATTGGCCTAGCGAGTGGCAATATTTTGCTCCGGTAATTAAAGCGGGTCTAAATGTTGGTCTTTCAGGCGTAGGTTCATGGGCGCATTGTATGGGCGGTTTCGAGCATCAGGCTGATCCGGAATTGTATATCCGTTGGGTGCAGTTTGGGATGTTTAGTCCGATTGCCTTGGTTTTCGGGATGGATCACCCTGGTTATAAAGAGCCCTGGAAATATGGTGAAGATGCTTTGCGTAATTTTAAAAAATATGATCTGTTGCGTTACCGTTTATTCCCTTACCTGTACACGAGCATGCACCAGCAATATGAAACGGGTTTGCCGATGATGAGGGCTTTGGTTTTAAACCATCAGGATGACGAAAATGTATATGAAATTGGCGATCAGTATATGTTTGGCGATCATTTAATGGTCGCCCCGGTAACCACTAAAGGGGCCATTACCCGTTCGGTTTATCTGCCGGAAGGCACCTGGTTTAACTATTGGACAAATGAGAAATATGAAGGCAAAAGTTATCACCATGTGGTAGCGCCATTAGATACGATTCCTTTATTTGTTAAAGCGGGCAGCATTATTCCGATGCAGCCGGAAATGACCTACAGTGGCGAAAAACCCGTTGATGTGATTACCCTGGATGTTTTCCCTTACGGCGAATCTAAATATGACCTTTATGAAGATGATAATTTAAGCGCAGCCTACAAAACAGGAAGTTTTGCTTTAACGAAGATCACGTCTTTATTAACTGCATCAAATTTTACACTGAGAGTGGCCAAACCAGCAGGAAGTTTTAAGCCCAGTAAGCATAAATATCTGGCCAAAATACATTGGACAGGAAAAGCAGATCCTGCAACAGTTTCGGAGAATGGGCAAAAAATAAAAGCTTTAAAAACACCAGATCGTTTAGATAAAACTGAAGGCTGGTTTTATGATACCAGGAATAAAATACTCTGGATTAAATCGGCCGGAGATAACAGTACTGATTTGAGCTTTGTCGTGAATTAA
- a CDS encoding beta-glucuronidase: MQIQINRVFIVLIGMALIFLSIPKTHAQSISLAGKWRFKIDAKDEGIKGKWYSSVLPESVNLPGSMAENLKGDDITLKTKWTGSIYDSSYFFHPRLEKYRKPGNLKIPFWLTPAKHYTGAAWYQKAIEIPASWKGKRLVLSLEYPHSETRVWIDDIEIGTQFTFVVAQNFELPPNLKAGKHTITLLIDNRIKAINVGQDSHSLTDHTQGNWNGVVGKMELLAGSPVYFDDIQVYPDLKNKSAKVKIQLKANAGESSTGKITLAATTFNTKNILQVKPVTAAYQITNGEGSLEINLPMGNKIATWDEFDPALYRLTATLNSKDGKKDEKKIQFGMREFKAVGRTFEINGRPVFLRGTVNNCEFPLTGYPSMDVAAWLRIFKISKAHGLNHMRFHSFCPPEAAFIAADQIGFYLQPEGPSWANHGSSIGDGKPIDQFIYDETNRMAKSYGNYASFCMMAYGNEPRGRQVEYLTKFNNYWKAKDSRRLYTGASVGGSWPVIPNNEFMVRAGARGLDWGRKPESISTYAKQIEQCTVPFVAHEMGQYCAFPNFDEIKKYTGVYRAKNFEMFQEDLKDHDMADQAHDFLMASGKLQALCYKNEIEKALRTPNYNGYQLLSLNDYPGQGTALVGVLDAFWDEKGYITAKAFKRFSNSTVPLLKVSKFVFTNNETLAAAVEVSHFGKATIENAKLSWTLKDEGGTNVAKGSFDPKTLAITNCITIGEIKFPLNSITKATKLKLEVTIDGTEFANDWSFWVYPAELPQVKSNVYYCTSLDDKAQSVLAEGGNVFLNASGKVVKGKEVVQTFLPVFWNTSWFKMRPPHTLGILCDPKHAAFNNFPTDFHSDMQWWEIVNKSQVMNLEDFPSGFKPIIQPIDTWFLNRRLALVFEAKVGKGKLVVSSANLSPDLKDSPAAQQLYFSLQQYMISDQFNPKYEVAFNTLKDIFESPSKIQFDTFTKDSPDELKPKPKTN, from the coding sequence ATGCAGATACAGATAAACCGGGTTTTCATAGTGCTGATAGGCATGGCTTTAATATTTTTAAGCATTCCGAAAACACATGCCCAAAGTATTTCACTGGCAGGCAAATGGCGTTTCAAAATAGATGCTAAAGATGAAGGCATAAAAGGAAAATGGTATTCATCCGTTCTTCCTGAATCCGTTAATCTACCAGGTTCGATGGCCGAAAATTTAAAAGGCGATGATATTACCCTCAAAACAAAGTGGACCGGAAGCATTTACGATAGTTCTTACTTTTTCCACCCCCGTTTAGAAAAATACCGTAAACCCGGTAACTTAAAAATACCTTTCTGGTTAACCCCTGCAAAACATTATACCGGTGCGGCCTGGTATCAGAAAGCTATCGAAATCCCCGCCAGCTGGAAGGGTAAGCGGCTGGTATTATCTTTAGAGTATCCCCATTCCGAAACAAGGGTTTGGATAGACGATATCGAAATCGGGACGCAATTTACCTTTGTAGTCGCTCAGAATTTTGAACTCCCGCCAAATTTGAAAGCTGGAAAACATACCATCACTTTACTGATTGATAACCGCATCAAGGCAATCAATGTAGGGCAGGATTCGCATAGTTTAACCGATCATACCCAGGGAAACTGGAATGGGGTGGTAGGCAAAATGGAACTGCTGGCCGGCTCGCCTGTTTATTTTGATGATATCCAGGTTTACCCTGATCTGAAAAATAAGTCTGCCAAAGTTAAAATCCAGTTGAAAGCCAATGCCGGCGAATCCTCTACCGGGAAAATTACGCTGGCTGCTACAACTTTCAATACCAAAAATATCCTGCAGGTCAAACCAGTAACAGCGGCTTATCAGATCACAAATGGTGAAGGCAGCCTGGAAATCAATTTGCCAATGGGCAATAAAATAGCCACCTGGGATGAGTTCGATCCGGCATTATACCGTTTAACCGCCACACTGAATTCGAAAGACGGTAAAAAAGATGAGAAAAAAATACAGTTCGGCATGCGCGAATTTAAAGCGGTAGGCAGAACTTTTGAAATCAATGGCCGTCCGGTTTTTTTACGCGGTACGGTTAATAATTGCGAATTTCCGCTAACCGGTTACCCATCAATGGATGTTGCGGCATGGCTACGTATTTTTAAAATTTCGAAAGCCCATGGCTTAAACCACATGCGTTTTCATTCATTTTGTCCTCCTGAAGCTGCCTTTATTGCCGCAGATCAGATAGGTTTTTACCTGCAGCCAGAAGGACCGAGCTGGGCCAATCATGGTTCGTCAATCGGAGATGGAAAACCGATCGATCAGTTTATTTATGATGAAACCAACCGCATGGCTAAAAGCTATGGCAATTATGCATCTTTTTGTATGATGGCCTATGGAAATGAACCGCGGGGCAGGCAGGTTGAATATCTGACCAAATTTAATAATTACTGGAAAGCCAAAGATTCGAGACGTCTGTACACCGGCGCATCGGTTGGTGGAAGCTGGCCGGTTATTCCAAACAACGAATTTATGGTACGTGCAGGTGCCAGGGGTTTAGACTGGGGCAGAAAACCAGAAAGCATTTCCACTTATGCCAAACAGATCGAACAGTGTACGGTGCCCTTTGTGGCACACGAAATGGGACAATATTGTGCCTTTCCTAATTTCGATGAAATCAAAAAATATACCGGTGTTTATCGCGCAAAGAACTTCGAAATGTTTCAGGAAGATCTTAAAGACCACGATATGGCCGATCAGGCGCATGACTTTTTAATGGCTTCGGGCAAATTACAAGCCCTTTGTTATAAAAATGAAATCGAAAAAGCATTGCGGACGCCAAATTACAATGGTTACCAGCTTTTATCCTTAAATGATTATCCCGGACAGGGAACAGCGCTAGTTGGTGTATTGGATGCCTTCTGGGATGAGAAAGGTTATATCACCGCGAAAGCATTCAAACGTTTTTCTAACAGTACAGTGCCTCTGCTAAAAGTTTCGAAGTTTGTTTTTACCAATAATGAAACTTTAGCAGCTGCGGTAGAGGTGTCCCATTTTGGGAAAGCAACGATAGAAAATGCAAAACTCTCCTGGACGCTCAAAGATGAAGGGGGCACAAATGTGGCGAAAGGTAGTTTCGATCCTAAAACCTTAGCTATAACCAATTGCATAACCATCGGAGAGATTAAATTTCCCCTAAATAGCATAACAAAAGCAACCAAACTGAAACTGGAGGTTACCATTGATGGAACTGAATTCGCGAACGACTGGAGTTTCTGGGTTTATCCTGCAGAATTACCACAGGTTAAAAGCAATGTATATTACTGTACCAGTTTAGATGACAAAGCCCAGTCGGTTTTGGCCGAAGGGGGCAATGTTTTCCTCAATGCATCAGGCAAAGTGGTAAAAGGAAAAGAAGTGGTGCAGACTTTTTTACCGGTGTTTTGGAATACCTCATGGTTTAAAATGCGTCCGCCACATACACTGGGTATTTTATGCGACCCAAAACATGCTGCTTTTAACAATTTCCCGACCGATTTCCACAGCGATATGCAATGGTGGGAGATTGTCAATAAATCGCAGGTGATGAACCTCGAAGATTTTCCATCGGGCTTTAAGCCAATTATTCAGCCGATCGATACCTGGTTTTTGAACCGCCGTTTGGCGCTGGTTTTTGAGGCGAAAGTGGGTAAGGGGAAATTAGTAGTTTCGAGCGCCAATCTTTCGCCTGATTTAAAAGATAGCCCGGCGGCTCAGCAGCTTTATTTCAGTTTGCAGCAATACATGATATCTGATCAGTTTAATCCAAAATATGAAGTGGCTTTTAATACCTTAAAAGATATCTTCGAAAGTCCGTCGAAAATCCAGTTCGATACTTTTACAAAAGATAGTCCGGACGAATTAAAACCAAAACCGAAAACCAATTAA
- a CDS encoding L-rhamnose mutarotase, which produces MKIAFKMKLKPGFETEYKKRHDEIWPELSTLLKENGISDYSIFLDEETNTLFAVQQQNGSSSQDLGSTRIVQKWWAYMADIMETNADNSPKTFPLEMVFHLD; this is translated from the coding sequence ATGAAAATTGCATTTAAGATGAAACTTAAACCCGGTTTTGAAACAGAATACAAAAAGCGCCACGATGAGATCTGGCCAGAGCTATCAACTTTATTAAAAGAAAATGGGATCAGCGATTATTCTATTTTTTTAGATGAAGAAACCAATACCCTTTTTGCTGTGCAACAACAAAACGGCAGCTCCTCCCAAGATTTGGGCAGCACGCGGATTGTGCAGAAATGGTGGGCATACATGGCCGATATTATGGAAACCAATGCCGATAATTCTCCAAAAACATTCCCTTTAGAAATGGTATTCCATTTAGATTAA
- a CDS encoding GDSL family lipase has product MRKYSFILAGLIIIISSFAFIAQHKPALHTIGDSTVRNSNKETWGWGTPIASLFDTTKIHVENNAMAGRSTRTFLSEGRWDKVLETLKPGDFVTMQFGHNDGSAPDTTKAGRRGVLRGTGEETKVLTWPDGKVETVHTYGWYIRKFVRETKAKGATPIVLSMIPRNIFKDGKVLRANNDFGKWAAEVAKEENAYFVDLNKITADKYDALGPDKVKQYFPGDHTHTNLDGAKVNAESVVEGIKELKDCNLKKYLKD; this is encoded by the coding sequence ATGAGAAAATATAGCTTTATCCTGGCGGGACTGATCATCATCATTTCATCTTTTGCCTTTATTGCGCAGCACAAACCGGCTCTTCATACCATTGGCGATTCTACCGTTCGCAATTCGAACAAAGAAACCTGGGGCTGGGGAACACCAATTGCATCCCTGTTCGATACCACAAAAATCCATGTAGAAAATAATGCCATGGCCGGGAGAAGTACACGCACTTTTTTATCAGAAGGCCGGTGGGATAAGGTCCTGGAAACATTAAAACCAGGCGATTTCGTTACGATGCAGTTCGGGCACAATGACGGAAGTGCACCTGATACCACCAAAGCCGGTAGAAGAGGTGTGTTAAGAGGCACCGGTGAAGAAACCAAAGTACTAACCTGGCCTGATGGAAAGGTAGAAACGGTACATACCTATGGCTGGTATATCCGCAAATTTGTACGCGAAACCAAAGCCAAAGGCGCTACGCCGATTGTATTATCGATGATCCCCAGGAACATTTTTAAAGATGGCAAAGTGCTTCGGGCGAATAACGATTTCGGAAAATGGGCCGCTGAAGTTGCGAAAGAAGAAAATGCTTATTTCGTCGACCTGAATAAAATTACAGCCGATAAATATGATGCGCTCGGTCCGGATAAAGTAAAACAATATTTCCCTGGCGACCATACCCATACCAATTTAGACGGTGCAAAAGTTAACGCCGAATCTGTTGTAGAAGGAATTAAAGAATTGAAAGATTGTAATTTGAAAAAGTATTTGAAAGACTAG
- a CDS encoding family 88 glycosyl hydrolase yields MKKFIFSSAILFSISVQLLLAQKIPNKREVLKVLKSTNAYFMNKWPDAGKSIITNRERPSNIWTRAVYYEGLMNLYQIHPEKAYYDYAVQWGQKHNWGLRNGISTKNADDQACGQTYIDLYLIDQQPERIKDIKASIDLVIKSGKVNDWTWIDAIQMGMPVFAKLGKLYNDTTYYNYMYKMYLHSKNTEGGGLYNAKDGLWWRDKDFVPPYKEPNGEDCYWARGNGWVVAALVRVLEIIPENEPHRNEYLKTYHEMIKALVPIQRTDGFWNVSLHDATHFGGKETSGTALFVYGMAWGVNQGILDKATYLPIITKAWNAMTKDAVQKNGSIGFMQGTGKEPKDGQPVTYTSVPDFEDYGLGCFLLAGTEVYKLKK; encoded by the coding sequence ATGAAGAAATTTATATTCAGCTCCGCTATACTATTCAGCATATCTGTCCAGTTACTTTTGGCACAGAAAATCCCAAATAAAAGGGAAGTTCTAAAAGTATTAAAATCTACAAACGCTTATTTTATGAATAAGTGGCCTGATGCCGGGAAATCGATCATAACCAACCGGGAAAGGCCAAGCAACATCTGGACAAGGGCCGTTTATTACGAAGGATTAATGAATCTTTATCAAATCCATCCTGAAAAAGCATATTATGATTATGCCGTTCAATGGGGGCAAAAACATAACTGGGGTTTAAGAAATGGCATTAGCACCAAAAATGCCGACGATCAGGCCTGTGGACAAACCTATATCGATCTTTACCTGATTGATCAGCAGCCCGAGCGCATCAAGGATATTAAAGCCTCGATCGATCTGGTGATTAAATCGGGCAAGGTAAACGATTGGACCTGGATCGATGCGATACAAATGGGGATGCCTGTTTTCGCCAAATTGGGCAAATTATATAACGATACCACCTATTACAATTACATGTACAAAATGTACCTACACTCCAAAAATACTGAAGGTGGTGGTTTGTACAATGCCAAAGATGGCCTTTGGTGGCGCGATAAAGATTTTGTGCCGCCTTACAAAGAACCTAACGGAGAAGATTGTTATTGGGCTCGAGGAAACGGATGGGTTGTGGCTGCACTGGTACGTGTATTGGAAATTATCCCTGAAAATGAACCTCACCGCAATGAATATTTAAAAACCTATCACGAAATGATCAAAGCTTTGGTGCCGATCCAGCGTACTGATGGTTTTTGGAATGTAAGTTTACATGATGCCACGCATTTTGGTGGTAAAGAAACTTCAGGTACTGCCTTGTTTGTATATGGTATGGCCTGGGGGGTAAACCAGGGGATTTTAGATAAGGCGACTTATTTGCCTATCATTACCAAAGCCTGGAATGCCATGACCAAAGATGCTGTTCAGAAAAACGGATCCATCGGTTTTATGCAGGGAACAGGTAAAGAGCCAAAAGATGGGCAACCGGTAACCTATACCAGTGTACCTGATTTTGAAGATTATGGTTTGGGCTGTTTTTTATTGGCCGGAACTGAAGTTTATAAACTTAAAAAATAA